The Azospirillum baldaniorum genome contains a region encoding:
- a CDS encoding DUF3141 domain-containing protein, whose protein sequence is MQRWVLFLDVLRRRGDQFMDHADKGKPPVLSFPYEVVMEGRKLKRPCNYMLLHILPDPAVGTDPAKRPFVIVDPRAGHGPGIGGFKPDSQIGTALRAGHPCYFIGFHPEPEPGQTLADVGEAEAFFIEHVGKLHDGAGGKPCVIGNCQAGWAVMALSAVRPDLMGPIIIAGSPLSYWAGVKGRNPMRYLGGLYGGAWLAALASDLGNGRFDGAHLVGNFEKLDPANTYWKKAYNLYAHIDTEADRYLEFEKWWSGFFLMNGEEIEAITDELFVGNKMTSGGIVRNGRRLDLRNIRSPILVFASFGDNITPPQQALGWILDLYSDVEDIRAHEQTIVYNLHHDIGHLGIFVSGRVARKETSEFVENIDFIDLLPPGLYEMILQPKDPNVPGADLVAGDYVTRFEPRTLDDIRGLGGNTPEDDRRFAAVARISDINKGLYATFARPSIQATINEPFAEWLRMMNPARSQYYLFSHLNPFMAPVGPMADWVREHRRPVSPDNPYLSAQNRVSDEIVQGLDRWRDARDGAVERLFMSLYNAPLLQALVGLAAPGEDARPPHVRDEAFEALVEKRMAEIMARVEEGGVREALFRVLIHARRGEGALDERAFQMLRKIRDEHPGTQHLSVDAVRAVFREQVFLMLMDEAAAMSALPKLLPGVKERKEVMALAERVLEASGPLTPDQRARLRQVDALLHDKEERIEAEREPPLRVLPGAGGASLAKAASDISRADAPPRAMGTAKAK, encoded by the coding sequence ATGCAGCGTTGGGTCCTGTTCCTGGATGTCCTGCGGCGCCGCGGTGACCAGTTCATGGACCACGCCGATAAAGGAAAGCCGCCTGTCCTGTCCTTCCCGTACGAGGTTGTTATGGAAGGGCGGAAGCTGAAGCGGCCGTGCAATTACATGCTGCTTCACATCCTGCCGGACCCCGCTGTCGGCACGGACCCGGCCAAGCGCCCGTTCGTGATCGTCGATCCGCGCGCCGGCCACGGACCCGGGATCGGCGGCTTCAAGCCGGACAGCCAGATCGGCACCGCTCTGCGGGCCGGCCACCCCTGCTACTTCATCGGCTTCCATCCCGAACCGGAGCCGGGCCAGACCCTCGCCGACGTGGGTGAAGCGGAGGCCTTCTTCATCGAGCATGTCGGAAAACTGCACGACGGCGCGGGCGGCAAGCCGTGCGTCATCGGCAATTGCCAGGCCGGCTGGGCGGTGATGGCGCTGAGTGCGGTCCGGCCCGACCTGATGGGGCCGATCATCATCGCGGGCTCCCCGCTGTCCTACTGGGCCGGCGTGAAGGGGCGGAACCCGATGCGCTACCTCGGCGGGCTCTATGGCGGCGCCTGGCTCGCCGCCCTGGCCAGCGACCTTGGCAACGGCCGCTTCGACGGGGCGCATCTGGTCGGCAACTTCGAGAAGCTGGACCCGGCCAACACCTATTGGAAGAAGGCGTACAACCTGTACGCCCATATCGACACGGAAGCGGACCGGTACCTTGAATTCGAAAAGTGGTGGAGCGGCTTCTTCCTGATGAACGGGGAGGAGATCGAGGCCATCACCGACGAGCTGTTCGTCGGCAACAAGATGACCAGCGGCGGCATCGTCCGGAACGGGCGCCGGCTGGATTTGCGGAACATCCGCTCGCCCATCTTGGTCTTTGCGTCCTTCGGCGACAACATCACGCCGCCGCAACAGGCGCTGGGCTGGATCCTCGACCTCTACAGCGACGTCGAGGACATCCGGGCCCACGAGCAGACCATCGTCTACAACCTGCATCACGACATCGGGCACCTGGGCATCTTCGTGTCCGGCCGCGTCGCCCGCAAGGAGACGTCGGAGTTCGTCGAGAACATTGACTTCATCGACCTGCTGCCACCCGGTCTCTACGAGATGATCCTCCAGCCGAAGGACCCGAACGTCCCCGGCGCCGATCTGGTCGCGGGGGATTACGTCACGCGGTTCGAGCCGCGCACGCTCGACGACATCCGCGGGCTTGGCGGCAACACGCCGGAGGACGACCGGCGCTTCGCCGCGGTGGCCCGCATCTCGGACATCAACAAGGGCCTGTACGCCACCTTCGCCCGGCCCTCGATCCAGGCGACCATCAACGAGCCCTTTGCCGAATGGCTGCGGATGATGAACCCGGCGCGCAGCCAGTATTACCTGTTCTCGCACCTCAACCCCTTCATGGCGCCGGTCGGCCCCATGGCCGACTGGGTGCGCGAGCACCGCCGGCCGGTGAGCCCGGACAACCCGTACCTGAGCGCGCAGAACCGCGTCTCGGACGAGATCGTGCAGGGCCTCGACCGCTGGCGGGACGCGCGGGACGGCGCCGTCGAACGTCTGTTCATGAGCCTCTACAACGCACCGCTCCTTCAGGCTCTGGTCGGTCTGGCTGCGCCGGGCGAGGACGCGCGGCCGCCGCACGTCCGCGACGAGGCGTTCGAAGCCCTGGTCGAGAAGCGGATGGCCGAGATCATGGCCCGCGTCGAGGAAGGCGGTGTGCGGGAGGCGCTGTTCCGCGTCCTGATCCACGCGCGGCGCGGCGAAGGCGCCCTCGACGAGCGCGCCTTCCAGATGCTGCGGAAAATCCGCGACGAGCATCCCGGCACGCAGCACCTGTCCGTGGACGCCGTCCGCGCGGTCTTCCGCGAACAGGTCTTCCTGATGCTGATGGACGAAGCCGCGGCGATGAGCGCGCTGCCCAAGCTGCTGCCCGGAGTGAAGGAGCGCAAGGAGGTGATGGCGCTGGCGGAGCGAGTCCTGGAGGCCTCCGGGCCGCTGACCCCAGACCAACGTGCCCGCCTGCGGCAGGTGGACGCCCTTCTGCACGACAAGGAGGAGCGCATCGAGGCCGAACGCGAGCCGCCCCTGCGCGTGCTGCCAGGGGCCGGCGGAGCGTCGCTGGCCAAGGCCGCCTCCGACATCAGCCGGGCGGACGCGCCGCCCAGGGCGATGGGCACCGCGAAGGCCAAGTGA
- a CDS encoding Rap1a/Tai family immunity protein: MKHRTKVALAVALTATVITAANAQMAPAPTETNFQVRTTGDLVRLCEATPNDPTGIAALHFCHGFAIGAYQYHQVVTAAEGKRQLVCAPTPPPSRNDTVSAFVTWAKQNPKLMDTPPVDGLFRFLSQRYPCRT, translated from the coding sequence ATGAAACACCGAACCAAGGTCGCTCTGGCCGTTGCCCTCACGGCGACGGTGATCACCGCCGCGAACGCGCAGATGGCGCCGGCCCCCACGGAAACCAATTTTCAGGTCCGGACCACGGGCGACCTTGTGCGGCTGTGCGAAGCCACGCCAAACGACCCGACCGGCATCGCGGCGCTCCATTTCTGCCACGGCTTCGCCATCGGCGCCTATCAATACCATCAGGTCGTGACGGCCGCCGAAGGCAAGCGCCAGCTGGTGTGCGCGCCGACGCCACCGCCCTCGCGCAACGACACCGTTTCCGCTTTCGTCACCTGGGCAAAGCAGAATCCCAAGCTGATGGACACGCCGCCGGTGGATGGGCTGTTCCGCTTCCTGTCCCAGCGCTACCCCTGCCGCACCTGA
- a CDS encoding glycine zipper family protein → MKPTQILRVAVVALPLAACADMSPTQQRALTGTTGGAAGGALIGAIAGNAGMGAAIGAGAGLAGGLLYDYHKRTEASAYQRGVQQGSTQRSGTQ, encoded by the coding sequence ATGAAACCCACACAAATCCTCCGCGTCGCCGTCGTCGCGCTTCCCCTTGCGGCCTGCGCCGACATGTCACCGACCCAGCAACGCGCGCTCACCGGCACGACCGGAGGCGCTGCCGGCGGAGCGCTGATCGGCGCCATCGCCGGCAACGCCGGCATGGGTGCGGCCATTGGCGCCGGTGCCGGTCTGGCCGGCGGTCTGCTCTACGACTATCACAAGCGGACCGAGGCCTCGGCTTACCAGCGCGGCGTCCAGCAGGGGTCCACCCAGCGAAGCGGCACCCAGTGA
- a CDS encoding aminoglycoside adenylyltransferase family protein, whose product MASRWHAAMLSCRDVAGILMAMIPFLTHEPRSCEQTVAAAAVVRDALGAAASAAYLYGSAVAGGLRPNSDLDILVVTERSLSQDERVAIVRKLLPISGSAAVGGPGRPVELTILARPALIPWRHPACLELQYGEWMRAEFERGDIPVWPCQDPDVAVLIETARRGALPLFGPPVAAVLDPVPRADFVRAMLDMVPILIPGIEEGDDRRNGLLTLARIWTTLTTGEILPKDQAADWALARLPEEHRRVLAHARAAYLGEEGEDWSDLAPGVRPHVDHVIARIQTLTAET is encoded by the coding sequence TTGGCCAGCCGCTGGCATGCCGCGATGTTGTCATGCCGCGACGTGGCTGGCATTCTGATGGCGATGATACCGTTCCTGACGCATGAACCACGATCCTGCGAGCAGACCGTCGCCGCTGCGGCGGTTGTCCGCGACGCTCTCGGCGCCGCCGCCTCAGCCGCGTATCTCTACGGATCGGCGGTCGCGGGCGGCCTGCGCCCGAACAGCGATCTCGACATCCTCGTCGTCACCGAGCGATCGCTGTCGCAGGATGAGCGCGTCGCGATCGTCCGTAAGCTCTTGCCGATCTCGGGAAGCGCCGCGGTCGGCGGACCGGGCCGCCCCGTCGAACTCACCATCCTCGCCCGCCCGGCCCTGATCCCATGGCGCCACCCCGCCTGCCTTGAGCTTCAGTATGGCGAATGGATGCGCGCCGAGTTCGAGCGGGGCGACATTCCCGTATGGCCATGCCAAGACCCCGACGTCGCGGTGCTGATCGAGACGGCCCGCCGCGGAGCCCTGCCGCTCTTCGGCCCGCCCGTCGCCGCTGTCCTCGATCCGGTGCCGCGCGCGGATTTCGTCCGGGCCATGCTGGACATGGTGCCGATCCTGATCCCGGGCATCGAAGAGGGGGACGACAGACGAAACGGGCTGCTGACCCTGGCACGCATCTGGACGACGCTCACGACCGGCGAAATCCTCCCGAAGGATCAGGCCGCCGATTGGGCGCTCGCGCGCCTGCCCGAGGAGCACCGGCGCGTTCTGGCGCACGCCCGAGCGGCCTATCTCGGCGAGGAGGGGGAGGATTGGAGCGATCTCGCGCCGGGGGTGCGGCCGCATGTCGACCACGTCATCGCACGCATTCAAACCCTGACGGCCGAAACATGA
- a CDS encoding DUF2092 domain-containing protein, which translates to MNGPRWLIWSALCPVLCVFVLVGPAFGAEAPPSDSPPQVVEQDEPQDPAIDDEAMTVLTRMADTLAQSQRFTVTIRASYDVVQDTGEKITFGERRALTLNRPDGLRVEAQESDGKRSLVTFDGKAISVFNADENVYAQIERTGTIDDAVRYLVQDLQVRLPLALLLVSTLPDELEQRLQTLDYVERDTLTAVPTDHLAGRTEDVDFQIWIATEGPPLPERVTITYKGDEGEPQYRAEFSDWNLNPDVQPAQLAFHPPDGAERIPVMIRVRRTAAGSSEGAPK; encoded by the coding sequence ATGAACGGACCCAGATGGCTGATATGGTCGGCGCTGTGCCCGGTGCTCTGCGTTTTCGTTCTGGTCGGGCCGGCCTTCGGGGCCGAGGCGCCGCCGTCCGACAGCCCGCCGCAAGTGGTCGAGCAGGACGAGCCGCAAGACCCGGCGATCGACGACGAGGCGATGACCGTCCTGACGCGCATGGCCGACACGCTCGCACAGTCCCAGCGCTTCACCGTGACCATCCGGGCCAGCTACGACGTGGTTCAGGACACGGGGGAGAAGATCACGTTCGGCGAGCGCCGCGCCCTCACTCTGAACCGTCCCGACGGGCTGCGGGTCGAAGCGCAGGAGAGCGATGGAAAGCGGTCGCTGGTGACGTTCGACGGCAAGGCGATCTCCGTGTTCAACGCGGACGAGAACGTCTATGCCCAGATCGAACGGACCGGCACCATCGACGACGCCGTGCGCTATCTGGTCCAGGACCTTCAGGTGCGGCTGCCGCTGGCGCTGCTCTTGGTCAGCACGCTGCCGGATGAACTGGAGCAACGCCTTCAAACGCTCGACTATGTGGAGCGGGACACGCTCACGGCGGTGCCGACCGATCACTTGGCGGGGCGCACCGAGGATGTTGATTTCCAAATCTGGATCGCCACCGAAGGCCCGCCGCTGCCCGAGCGCGTGACCATCACCTACAAGGGTGACGAGGGCGAGCCGCAATACCGGGCTGAATTCTCCGACTGGAATCTCAACCCGGACGTCCAGCCGGCGCAGCTCGCCTTTCATCCTCCGGACGGCGCGGAACGCATCCCGGTCATGATCCGTGTCCGCCGGACCGCGGCCGGCAGTTCGGAAGGAGCGCCAAAATGA
- a CDS encoding esterase/lipase family protein — protein sequence MRHPPLPRGFVAVLLLAWTLLAGGCATAVSVERVDHGTVHQQLTHNVLSAHALSDPTHNVLRRWSLTDRFLTQPENAMADLRALVTQGHGGADEIFALAEMSFLHAEERGGPPYYLASALYAYAFLFPGGLDQPPSPYDPRFRLATDLYNRGLTSGLATEDRTGIAIREARHPLPFGELDVAFDSRELVWGGRQLTGFFPVAELQVHGLDARYRQPGIGAPLAAGTTQGTLAKGFQVAPRVKTPVTALLRIPDPRRQIMGGQVRAQLELYPASETEAVLIDRQPVPLEVEHTATLAYMLDGMPVWEFEFGGFLRGGLLDKMPSRLVALEPYRSGRIPVVFVHGTASSPVRWAEMLNDLRSDPRIRDRFQFWFFSYETGNPVPYSALLLRDALQEAVSTLDPSGQEPALREMVVIGHSQGGLLTKLTAVDTGARLWNTAFRKPPDQLQLDPETRDLLTRALFIKPVPSVKRLVFIATPHGGSYVAGNRISQFVASLVRLPGRLLRVSSEIGKLDDASTTLAGQTGFGSVHAMTPGSLLVQTLARTPIAAGVKAHSIIAVRGDGPVETGDDGVVEYKSAHIDGVESEYIVRSGHSTQSDPRTIEEVRRILLLHWDESCTKRTACGPPGPGAPRVASRTR from the coding sequence ATGAGGCACCCGCCCCTTCCGAGGGGCTTCGTCGCCGTGCTCCTGCTGGCCTGGACGCTTCTTGCCGGGGGATGCGCGACGGCGGTCAGCGTCGAACGCGTGGACCACGGCACCGTCCACCAGCAGCTCACGCACAACGTCCTGTCGGCGCACGCGCTCAGCGATCCGACCCACAACGTGCTGCGCCGGTGGTCCCTGACGGACCGCTTTCTGACGCAGCCCGAGAACGCCATGGCCGACCTCCGCGCTCTGGTCACGCAGGGGCATGGCGGCGCCGACGAGATCTTCGCCTTGGCCGAGATGTCGTTCCTGCACGCCGAGGAGCGGGGAGGGCCGCCCTATTATCTGGCGTCCGCCCTCTACGCCTACGCGTTTCTCTTTCCGGGAGGACTGGACCAGCCGCCCAGCCCCTACGATCCCAGGTTCCGGCTGGCCACCGACCTGTACAACCGTGGCCTGACCTCCGGGCTGGCGACGGAGGACCGAACCGGCATTGCCATTCGGGAGGCCCGCCACCCGCTGCCGTTCGGTGAGTTGGACGTGGCCTTTGATTCCCGGGAACTGGTGTGGGGCGGGCGCCAGTTGACCGGCTTCTTTCCGGTCGCCGAGTTGCAGGTTCACGGCCTCGACGCCCGTTATCGCCAACCCGGCATCGGCGCTCCCTTGGCGGCGGGGACCACGCAGGGCACCCTGGCGAAGGGCTTCCAGGTCGCCCCGCGCGTCAAGACGCCCGTAACCGCGCTGCTGCGCATCCCCGATCCCCGGCGCCAGATCATGGGCGGGCAGGTGCGCGCGCAACTCGAACTCTACCCCGCGTCCGAAACCGAAGCGGTGCTGATCGACCGCCAACCGGTGCCGCTGGAGGTCGAGCACACCGCCACGCTGGCCTACATGCTGGACGGCATGCCGGTCTGGGAATTCGAGTTCGGCGGCTTCCTGCGCGGCGGCCTGCTGGACAAGATGCCGTCCCGCCTCGTCGCGCTGGAGCCGTACCGGTCCGGCCGCATTCCCGTCGTCTTCGTCCACGGGACGGCATCGAGCCCGGTGCGCTGGGCCGAGATGCTGAACGATCTGAGAAGCGACCCGCGCATCCGCGACCGCTTCCAGTTCTGGTTCTTCAGCTACGAGACGGGCAACCCCGTTCCCTACTCCGCCCTTCTGCTGCGCGACGCGCTGCAGGAGGCGGTGTCCACCCTGGACCCGTCCGGGCAGGAACCGGCGCTGCGCGAGATGGTCGTCATCGGGCACAGCCAGGGTGGCCTCCTGACCAAGTTGACGGCGGTGGACACGGGCGCCCGACTGTGGAACACGGCGTTCCGCAAGCCGCCGGACCAGCTTCAGCTCGACCCGGAAACGCGCGACCTGCTGACGCGCGCCCTGTTCATAAAGCCGGTTCCGTCGGTCAAACGCCTCGTCTTCATCGCCACGCCGCACGGCGGCAGCTACGTCGCCGGCAACCGGATCAGCCAGTTTGTCGCAAGTCTGGTGCGGCTGCCGGGACGACTCCTGAGAGTGAGTTCGGAAATCGGCAAGCTGGACGACGCCAGCACCACGCTTGCCGGACAGACAGGGTTTGGCAGCGTCCACGCCATGACACCCGGCAGCCTGCTGGTCCAGACCCTGGCGCGCACGCCCATCGCCGCGGGGGTCAAGGCGCACTCGATCATCGCGGTGCGCGGCGACGGGCCGGTCGAAACCGGCGACGACGGCGTCGTGGAGTACAAGAGCGCCCACATCGACGGGGTCGAGTCCGAGTACATCGTGCGGTCCGGACACTCGACGCAGTCCGACCCGCGCACGATCGAGGAGGTGCGCCGCATCCTTCTCCTCCACTGGGATGAGTCCTGCACGAAACGCACCGCGTGCGGACCGCCGGGCCCCGGCGCTCCCCGCGTCGCGAGCCGGACCCGTTGA
- the ppk2 gene encoding polyphosphate kinase 2, protein MAKKLKTAHRVESAQPKLKRRDYESALADLHVELVKLQQWVVHKGMKVCVVFEGRDTAGKGGTIKAITERVSPRVFRVVALPTPTEREKSQMYIQRYIPHLPAAGEVVIFDRSWYNRAGVERVMGFCTEEQAKRFLDAVPSVEKAIIESGVVLLKYWLEVSPKEQTRRLEARINDGRKVWKLSPMDLKSYGHWYDYSRARDDMFVETDTSWAPWFVARSDDKRRARLNIIRHMLDHIPYEELPRQTVKLPKRQDPDGYEKPNYPLKVIPELQWPTE, encoded by the coding sequence ATGGCAAAGAAGCTGAAGACCGCCCATCGCGTGGAGTCCGCGCAACCAAAGCTCAAGCGGCGGGACTACGAAAGTGCGCTTGCGGATCTTCATGTCGAACTGGTGAAGCTGCAACAGTGGGTTGTTCACAAAGGCATGAAGGTCTGCGTCGTCTTCGAGGGGCGCGACACCGCCGGCAAGGGCGGAACCATCAAGGCCATCACCGAGCGCGTGAGTCCGCGCGTGTTCCGTGTTGTCGCCTTACCCACCCCGACCGAGCGCGAAAAGTCGCAAATGTACATTCAGCGCTACATCCCGCACCTGCCCGCCGCCGGGGAGGTCGTCATCTTCGACCGGAGCTGGTACAACCGCGCCGGGGTCGAGCGGGTGATGGGCTTCTGCACCGAAGAGCAGGCGAAGCGGTTTCTCGACGCCGTCCCGAGCGTGGAGAAGGCCATCATCGAGTCCGGGGTGGTTCTGCTGAAATACTGGCTCGAAGTCAGCCCGAAAGAGCAGACGCGCCGCCTTGAGGCACGGATCAACGACGGGCGGAAGGTCTGGAAGCTGTCGCCGATGGATTTGAAGTCCTACGGCCACTGGTACGACTATTCGCGCGCCCGCGACGACATGTTCGTGGAGACCGACACCTCCTGGGCGCCGTGGTTCGTCGCGCGGTCGGACGACAAGAGGCGGGCGCGCCTGAACATCATCCGCCACATGCTCGACCATATCCCTTACGAAGAGCTGCCCAGGCAAACCGTGAAGCTGCCCAAGCGCCAGGACCCGGACGGCTACGAGAAGCCCAACTACCCGTTGAAGGTCATTCCGGAGCTGCAATGGCCCACGGAGTGA
- a CDS encoding tetratricopeptide repeat protein: protein MLHASEEPQATDLPASAITAPLIDAALARVLVSRSLRGSARGRRFLQFIVQEALAGRANRIKAYTIAMDVFDRDASFDPLLDPVVRIQAGRLRRALEHYYLTEGAADPLRIAIPKGGYVPQFSLVPVTAGADLPDEASGPAPVPTRARLTLPRAPLILGRRIDRPFHWLAVAATAMSLALLLLTLAGLELFAGWRGVAPDPSRNAPERATAPATPQRAARGPALLVLPFTNGSGDPTLDLVADGITEDLVAALIRFDDFLVFGADTSFRYPSAPALREAAPTTRVDYLLKGSVAQTGDYIQVTATLIAAKDHRYLWSDSFRRAVTPTRLLDLRHDIAVQVTRTLAQSDGVIEREEARLNEQHAPQDLSSYACLLRTRQYWRQLSVALHAEVRDCLERTTRSDPGYPEAWAALAMVTIDEARLGFNPSPARPNPIDDGLRLAERAVALAPDSALSHQALGLAWWLRREPQRSIAAYERALALNPNDSAVLADLGRCYSLTGEWERGIPLIREAFTRNPAQPSWYRIVIATYHYVNGRYDDALEEMRRANLGREVILGHVALAMIHGQTGNRAEAAKAVSEILRLDPNFPIKAFSEFERRNIHPDIIARIVDGLRKAGLAIPPPQVADGERL from the coding sequence GTGCTTCACGCCTCCGAGGAACCGCAGGCCACTGATTTACCAGCCTCCGCCATCACGGCACCGCTCATCGATGCGGCGTTGGCGCGCGTGCTGGTCAGCCGCAGCCTGCGTGGTTCCGCCCGTGGCCGCCGCTTTCTGCAATTCATCGTGCAGGAGGCTCTGGCCGGGCGCGCCAACCGCATCAAGGCCTACACCATCGCCATGGACGTGTTCGACCGCGACGCCAGCTTCGACCCGCTGCTCGACCCGGTGGTCCGCATCCAGGCCGGCCGCCTTCGCCGCGCCCTGGAGCATTATTATCTGACCGAAGGCGCCGCCGACCCCCTGCGCATCGCCATTCCCAAGGGCGGCTATGTCCCCCAGTTCTCCCTGGTGCCGGTCACGGCCGGGGCCGACCTTCCGGACGAAGCCTCCGGTCCGGCACCCGTGCCAACCCGTGCGAGGCTGACCCTGCCCCGCGCGCCACTGATCCTCGGACGCCGCATCGACCGTCCGTTCCACTGGCTGGCCGTCGCGGCCACAGCCATGAGCTTGGCCCTCTTGCTTCTGACCCTGGCCGGTCTGGAACTCTTCGCCGGGTGGCGCGGCGTCGCTCCCGACCCGTCGAGGAACGCCCCGGAGCGCGCAACGGCGCCGGCCACGCCACAACGAGCGGCGCGCGGCCCGGCCCTGCTGGTCTTGCCGTTCACCAACGGCTCCGGCGACCCGACGCTCGACCTCGTCGCTGACGGCATCACCGAGGACCTCGTCGCGGCGCTTATCCGCTTCGACGATTTTCTGGTCTTCGGCGCCGACACCAGCTTCCGCTACCCTTCGGCGCCGGCGCTGCGCGAGGCCGCGCCGACCACCCGTGTCGACTATCTGCTGAAGGGCAGCGTCGCTCAAACCGGTGACTACATCCAAGTGACGGCCACGCTGATCGCGGCCAAGGACCATCGCTACCTGTGGTCGGACAGCTTCCGTCGCGCCGTCACGCCGACCAGGCTGCTGGACCTGCGCCATGACATCGCCGTTCAGGTCACCCGCACCCTGGCGCAATCGGACGGCGTGATCGAGCGCGAGGAGGCGCGGTTGAACGAACAGCACGCGCCGCAGGACCTGTCGTCCTACGCCTGCCTTCTGCGCACCCGTCAGTATTGGCGCCAGCTCAGCGTCGCTCTCCACGCCGAGGTGCGGGATTGCCTCGAACGGACGACCAGGAGCGACCCCGGCTACCCGGAGGCCTGGGCGGCGCTCGCCATGGTCACCATCGACGAGGCCCGGCTCGGTTTCAACCCCAGTCCGGCCCGGCCCAACCCGATCGATGACGGGTTGCGGTTGGCCGAGCGCGCGGTGGCGCTGGCTCCGGACAGCGCGTTGTCGCATCAGGCGCTCGGGCTTGCCTGGTGGCTGCGCCGCGAGCCGCAGCGCAGCATCGCCGCGTACGAGCGGGCGCTCGCGCTCAACCCGAACGACAGCGCGGTTCTCGCCGACCTTGGGCGCTGCTACAGCTTGACCGGCGAGTGGGAGCGCGGGATTCCGCTGATCCGCGAGGCCTTCACGCGCAACCCGGCGCAGCCGAGCTGGTACCGCATCGTGATCGCCACCTATCATTACGTGAACGGTCGCTACGACGACGCGCTCGAGGAGATGCGGCGGGCCAATCTGGGTCGCGAGGTCATTCTCGGCCATGTCGCGCTGGCGATGATACACGGCCAGACCGGAAACCGGGCCGAGGCGGCGAAGGCGGTTTCCGAGATCCTGCGGCTCGACCCGAATTTCCCGATCAAGGCGTTTTCCGAATTCGAGCGCCGCAACATCCACCCCGACATCATCGCCCGGATCGTCGACGGCTTGCGCAAGGCCGGACTTGCCATTCCACCGCCGCAGGTCGCCGACGGCGAGAGGCTTTGA
- a CDS encoding EF-hand domain-containing protein → MAVKVRMAFTLMVALAVPPHIAATAATASMEHARDARIFELLDDDEDGRVSMMEFKNNQMLVFYILDRNKDLALTADETFLPADVFASIAGADGKIDTLEFLDIVDVAFKQADTNHDGMLDRQEFAALLSRVRSQ, encoded by the coding sequence ATGGCCGTGAAGGTGCGAATGGCATTCACATTGATGGTGGCTCTGGCGGTCCCCCCGCACATTGCCGCGACCGCGGCGACGGCTTCCATGGAGCATGCACGCGACGCCCGGATCTTCGAACTTCTCGACGATGATGAGGACGGCCGCGTCTCCATGATGGAATTCAAGAACAACCAAATGTTGGTGTTCTATATTCTCGACCGCAACAAGGATCTTGCTCTGACCGCCGACGAAACATTTCTACCCGCCGATGTCTTCGCGAGCATCGCCGGAGCTGACGGCAAGATAGACACCCTTGAGTTTCTCGACATCGTTGATGTGGCCTTCAAACAGGCCGACACCAATCACGATGGAATGCTGGACCGGCAGGAATTCGCCGCGCTGCTGAGTCGTGTCCGGAGCCAATGA
- a CDS encoding substrate-binding periplasmic protein: MCLATAARLLVAPLVLALLVAVVPARAENWTVASEDYFPPYNFTERGKRTGMDTEIVDAMLKDIGVYPVHRPMAWPEVVRAHDENEVDVAFQFFTSPRRLERGHLVGPYRVGATVLMVRSNSEITYTRIDDLQGLRIGVVEGFEYTPEFDKSSLFEKVRSSSNVVSFRRLLLGRVDAIAGDLQVLKYLAESEGRANAVKILPKPLAMVPRYISVPKLRAEKAERLQAAYEKLKRDGTIDAIVRAWER; encoded by the coding sequence GTGTGTTTGGCGACTGCGGCGCGCTTGCTGGTCGCCCCCTTGGTTCTGGCCCTGCTTGTGGCCGTGGTTCCGGCGCGCGCGGAGAACTGGACGGTTGCCTCCGAAGACTATTTCCCGCCGTACAATTTCACCGAGCGCGGCAAGCGCACGGGAATGGACACGGAGATCGTCGATGCCATGCTGAAGGACATCGGCGTCTACCCGGTTCACCGCCCCATGGCCTGGCCGGAGGTGGTGCGTGCGCACGACGAGAACGAGGTGGACGTCGCCTTCCAATTCTTCACGTCGCCGCGCCGATTGGAGCGTGGCCATCTGGTCGGACCCTATCGTGTCGGGGCGACCGTGCTCATGGTCCGCAGCAACTCGGAGATCACCTACACGCGCATCGACGATCTGCAGGGTCTGCGGATCGGCGTCGTCGAGGGCTTCGAGTACACCCCCGAGTTCGACAAATCGTCCCTGTTCGAAAAGGTCCGCAGCAGCAGCAACGTCGTGTCCTTCCGGCGCCTGCTTCTCGGCCGCGTCGATGCCATTGCGGGCGATTTGCAGGTGCTCAAATACCTTGCCGAGAGCGAGGGCCGGGCGAATGCGGTCAAGATCCTGCCCAAACCTTTGGCCATGGTGCCGCGCTACATATCCGTCCCCAAACTGCGGGCGGAGAAGGCCGAGCGGTTGCAGGCGGCCTACGAGAAGCTCAAGCGGGACGGCACCATCGACGCCATCGTCCGCGCCTGGGAGCGGTAG